One Coccinella septempunctata chromosome X, icCocSept1.1, whole genome shotgun sequence genomic window carries:
- the LOC123321912 gene encoding histone deacetylase 6 isoform X2: protein MSRPTSRIQARNNHSKKITLKEMMALRKKQLEDGDLPIPDSVAVDPYEICYKYLEDFRKTTLVGTETEVMCDHKNDWDENHPESAARLYEIINRIATLCLLTRCDVLPFETNCPPSDVLLIHSNDLFETLKRVSKIRKTDEREQEATKYDGVYFSRDTFKAAMRALTWTINVTKQVCQNKYHNGFALVRPPGHHARHEAFEGYCFFNNVAIAAEKCLKEKLCKKILIVDFDVHHGDGTQEAFYERNDVLYFSMHRYENGLFWPNLREGNFDYIGKDGGKGYNVNVPINKIGARDTDYLAIIFNLLLPIAYEFHPDLVMISAGYDAAVGCPEGQMLLTPGFYSHIVQLLSGIADGHIVMVLEGGYFIPSLCESTAMSIKGLLNDPCPLLEETGYVQQSIVETINNCKGVLYNHWNCFSVVQRFEYMPEYKINPHEEHIVAVKYFGEVEKPPYTTRDYYPEHSQLAIDDFTSFISRFRSNEANYKTYQGTGYAYESVVLLHAPDKKAHSYEDPARLMKILDLMEESQLTKRCIEIKVPKDRDDYQYCLEVHKDYFLERFMSNSLKPLHDLYINKHTAKAAMTSVSVLLTVVDAVITEKVTNGVALIRPPGHHATADKAQGFCFLNNVAIAAKYAKQKYNVPRILIVDFDIHHGNGTQDVFYNSSDVLYISIHRFDNGSFYPFNASAGAKFVGHGPGEGFNVNIPFNNEPMGNSEYLAAFLNIILPIAYAFKPELVLVSAGFDAGINDPLGGYNVTPEMYGQFIYLLKPLASGKIIVALEGGYNVNTTGYGMLMCMKALRGESVPVPDDVFAKYLNKNAAETIREVVAIQQQYWPSLNVMKHITNKVFHCRYNREFKEEIYSMDKFDVTDVEC from the exons CCCTGAAAGTGCTGCTCGCTTATATGAAATCATAAATAG GATAGCTACATTGTGTTTACTGACTAGATGTGATGTTCTTCCATTTGAGACTAATTGTCCTCCGAGTGATGTACTATTGATACATTCCAATGACTTGTTTGAAACTTTGAAGCGTGTATCTAAAATTAGAAAAACTGATGAACGTGAGCAAGAGGCAACCAAATATGATGGCGTCTACTTTTCAAGG GATACTTTCAAGGCAGCTATGAGGGCATTGACATGGACGATTAATGTGACAAAACAAGTATGCCAAAACAAATATCATAATGGATTTGCCCTTGTAAGGCCTCCTGGACATCATGCAAGACATGAGGCCTTTGAAGGATATTGCTTTTTCAATAACGTAGCTATAGCAGCAGAAAAATGTTTGAAGGAAAAACtctgtaaaaaaattttaatagtGGATTTCGATGTGCATCATGGTGATGGAACTCAAGAAGCATTTTATGAAAGGAACGA TGTCCTCTATTTCTCTATGCATCGTTATGAGAACGGTTTATTTTGGCCAAACCTGAGAGAAGGCAACTTTGATTACATAGGAAAGGATGGGGGCAAAGGTTACAATGTGAATGTACCTATAAATAAAATAGGTGCAAGAGATACAGACTATTTAGCCATTATTTTCAACCTTTTATTGCCTATAGCTTATGAG TTTCATCCAGATTTGGTTATGATTTCTGCCGGCTACGATGCAGCTGTTGGTTGCCCAGAG GGCCAAATGCTTCTAACCCCAGGTTTCTACTCCCATATTGTACAACTTCTGTCCGGAATTGCTGATGGACACATAGTAATGGTTCTTGAAGGAGGTTATTTCATTCCCTCCCTTTGTGAAAGCACAGCTATGTCTATTAAAGGGCTGCTCAATGACCCTTGCCCTTTGCTTGAAGAAACTGGTTACGTTCAGCAAAGCATAGTCGAGACTATCAATAACTGCAAAGGAGTGCTTTACAATCATTGGAATTGTTTCTCCGTGGTGCAGAGATTCGAATATATGCCAGAATATAAGATAAATCCACACGAGGAACATATTGTGGCTGTGAAGTATTTTGGTGAGGTCGAAAAACCCCCTTACACAACCAGAGACTATTATCCAGAACATAGTCAGCTAGCCATTGATGATTTTACTTCCTTTATCTCCAGATTCCGTAGTAATGAAG CTAATTATAAAACTTACCAAGGAACTGGATATGCATATGAATCAGTCGTGCTTCTCCATGCCCCAGATAAAAAAGCTCATTCCTATGAAGATCCCGCCagattaatgaaaatattggaTCTGATGGAAGAAAGTCAATTAACGAAACGTTGCATAGAAATCAAG GTACCTAAGGACAGAGACGATTATCAGTATTGTTTAGAAGTTCACAAAGATTATTTTTTGGAAAGGTTCATGTCTAATTCCCTCAAACCATTACATGATCTCTATATCAACAAACATACTGCTAAAGCTGCAATGACCTCTGTTAGTGTGTTACTGACAGTCGTTGATGCCGTTATCACTGAAAAAGTAACGAATGGGGTTGCATTGATTCGGCCACCTGGTCATCACGCAACTGCTGATAAAGCTCAAGGTTTCTGTTTTCTCAATAATGTTGCTATAGCAGCAAAGTACGCTAAACAAAAATATAATGTGCCAAG AATACTTATAGTCGACTTCGATATTCATCATGGGAATGGTACCCAGGATGTATTCTATAACAGTAGTGATGTATTGTATATAAGTATCCACAGATTTGATAATGGTAGTTTCTACCCATTTAATGCATCAGCAGGTGCCAAATTTGTTGGCCATGGGCCTGGAGAAGGTTTTAATGTCAATATTCCATTCAACAAT GAACCAATGGGTAACAGCGAATACTTGGCAGCTTTTTTGAACATTATTCTTCCTATAGCTTATGCATTTAAACCTGAACTGGTGTTAGTTTCTGCTGGGTTTGATGCAGGAATCAACGACCCTCTAGGTGGTTATAACGTGACTCCTGAGATGTATGGACAGTTCATATATCTTCTCAAACCTCTTGCCAGTGGAAAAATTATAGTAGCTTTAGAAGGTGGATATAATGTGAATACCACAGGTTATGGAATGTTGATGTGTATGAAAGCATTGAGAGGGGAGTCAGTTCCAGTACCTGATGATGTTTTTGCTAAATACTTGAATAAAAATGCTGCAGAAACTATAAGAGAAGTTGTTGCTATTCAGCAACAATATTGGCCCAGCTTGAATGTTATGAAACATATCACGAATAAAGTTTTCCACTGTAGATACAACAGAGAATTCAAAGAAGAAATTTATAGTATGGATAAATTTGATGTTACTGATGTTGAATGTTAA
- the LOC123321912 gene encoding histone deacetylase 6 isoform X5 — MITLKEMMALRKKQLEDGDLPIPDSVAVDPYEICYKYLEDFRKTTLVGTETEVMCDHKNDWDENHPESAARLYEIINRIATLCLLTRCDVLPFETNCPPSDVLLIHSNDLFETLKRVSKIRKTDEREQEATKYDGVYFSRDTFKAAMRALTWTINVTKQVCQNKYHNGFALVRPPGHHARHEAFEGYCFFNNVAIAAEKCLKEKLCKKILIVDFDVHHGDGTQEAFYERNDVLYFSMHRYENGLFWPNLREGNFDYIGKDGGKGYNVNVPINKIGARDTDYLAIIFNLLLPIAYEFHPDLVMISAGYDAAVGCPEGQMLLTPGFYSHIVQLLSGIADGHIVMVLEGGYFIPSLCESTAMSIKGLLNDPCPLLEETGYVQQSIVETINNCKGVLYNHWNCFSVVQRFEYMPEYKINPHEEHIVAVKYFGEVEKPPYTTRDYYPEHSQLAIDDFTSFISRFRSNEANYKTYQGTGYAYESVVLLHAPDKKAHSYEDPARLMKILDLMEESQLTKRCIEIKVPKDRDDYQYCLEVHKDYFLERFMSNSLKPLHDLYINKHTAKAAMTSVSVLLTVVDAVITEKVTNGVALIRPPGHHATADKAQGFCFLNNVAIAAKYAKQKYNVPRILIVDFDIHHGNGTQDVFYNSSDVLYISIHRFDNGSFYPFNASAGAKFVGHGPGEGFNVNIPFNNEPMGNSEYLAAFLNIILPIAYAFKPELVLVSAGFDAGINDPLGGYNVTPEMYGQFIYLLKPLASGKIIVALEGGYNVNTTGYGMLMCMKALRGESVPVPDDVFAKYLNKNAAETIREVVAIQQQYWPSLNVMKHITNKVFHCRYNREFKEEIYSMDKFDVTDVEC; from the exons CCCTGAAAGTGCTGCTCGCTTATATGAAATCATAAATAG GATAGCTACATTGTGTTTACTGACTAGATGTGATGTTCTTCCATTTGAGACTAATTGTCCTCCGAGTGATGTACTATTGATACATTCCAATGACTTGTTTGAAACTTTGAAGCGTGTATCTAAAATTAGAAAAACTGATGAACGTGAGCAAGAGGCAACCAAATATGATGGCGTCTACTTTTCAAGG GATACTTTCAAGGCAGCTATGAGGGCATTGACATGGACGATTAATGTGACAAAACAAGTATGCCAAAACAAATATCATAATGGATTTGCCCTTGTAAGGCCTCCTGGACATCATGCAAGACATGAGGCCTTTGAAGGATATTGCTTTTTCAATAACGTAGCTATAGCAGCAGAAAAATGTTTGAAGGAAAAACtctgtaaaaaaattttaatagtGGATTTCGATGTGCATCATGGTGATGGAACTCAAGAAGCATTTTATGAAAGGAACGA TGTCCTCTATTTCTCTATGCATCGTTATGAGAACGGTTTATTTTGGCCAAACCTGAGAGAAGGCAACTTTGATTACATAGGAAAGGATGGGGGCAAAGGTTACAATGTGAATGTACCTATAAATAAAATAGGTGCAAGAGATACAGACTATTTAGCCATTATTTTCAACCTTTTATTGCCTATAGCTTATGAG TTTCATCCAGATTTGGTTATGATTTCTGCCGGCTACGATGCAGCTGTTGGTTGCCCAGAG GGCCAAATGCTTCTAACCCCAGGTTTCTACTCCCATATTGTACAACTTCTGTCCGGAATTGCTGATGGACACATAGTAATGGTTCTTGAAGGAGGTTATTTCATTCCCTCCCTTTGTGAAAGCACAGCTATGTCTATTAAAGGGCTGCTCAATGACCCTTGCCCTTTGCTTGAAGAAACTGGTTACGTTCAGCAAAGCATAGTCGAGACTATCAATAACTGCAAAGGAGTGCTTTACAATCATTGGAATTGTTTCTCCGTGGTGCAGAGATTCGAATATATGCCAGAATATAAGATAAATCCACACGAGGAACATATTGTGGCTGTGAAGTATTTTGGTGAGGTCGAAAAACCCCCTTACACAACCAGAGACTATTATCCAGAACATAGTCAGCTAGCCATTGATGATTTTACTTCCTTTATCTCCAGATTCCGTAGTAATGAAG CTAATTATAAAACTTACCAAGGAACTGGATATGCATATGAATCAGTCGTGCTTCTCCATGCCCCAGATAAAAAAGCTCATTCCTATGAAGATCCCGCCagattaatgaaaatattggaTCTGATGGAAGAAAGTCAATTAACGAAACGTTGCATAGAAATCAAG GTACCTAAGGACAGAGACGATTATCAGTATTGTTTAGAAGTTCACAAAGATTATTTTTTGGAAAGGTTCATGTCTAATTCCCTCAAACCATTACATGATCTCTATATCAACAAACATACTGCTAAAGCTGCAATGACCTCTGTTAGTGTGTTACTGACAGTCGTTGATGCCGTTATCACTGAAAAAGTAACGAATGGGGTTGCATTGATTCGGCCACCTGGTCATCACGCAACTGCTGATAAAGCTCAAGGTTTCTGTTTTCTCAATAATGTTGCTATAGCAGCAAAGTACGCTAAACAAAAATATAATGTGCCAAG AATACTTATAGTCGACTTCGATATTCATCATGGGAATGGTACCCAGGATGTATTCTATAACAGTAGTGATGTATTGTATATAAGTATCCACAGATTTGATAATGGTAGTTTCTACCCATTTAATGCATCAGCAGGTGCCAAATTTGTTGGCCATGGGCCTGGAGAAGGTTTTAATGTCAATATTCCATTCAACAAT GAACCAATGGGTAACAGCGAATACTTGGCAGCTTTTTTGAACATTATTCTTCCTATAGCTTATGCATTTAAACCTGAACTGGTGTTAGTTTCTGCTGGGTTTGATGCAGGAATCAACGACCCTCTAGGTGGTTATAACGTGACTCCTGAGATGTATGGACAGTTCATATATCTTCTCAAACCTCTTGCCAGTGGAAAAATTATAGTAGCTTTAGAAGGTGGATATAATGTGAATACCACAGGTTATGGAATGTTGATGTGTATGAAAGCATTGAGAGGGGAGTCAGTTCCAGTACCTGATGATGTTTTTGCTAAATACTTGAATAAAAATGCTGCAGAAACTATAAGAGAAGTTGTTGCTATTCAGCAACAATATTGGCCCAGCTTGAATGTTATGAAACATATCACGAATAAAGTTTTCCACTGTAGATACAACAGAGAATTCAAAGAAGAAATTTATAGTATGGATAAATTTGATGTTACTGATGTTGAATGTTAA
- the LOC123321912 gene encoding histone deacetylase 6 isoform X3, with protein MRTKKRKMSRPTSRIQITLKEMMALRKKQLEDGDLPIPDSVAVDPYEICYKYLEDFRKTTLVGTETEVMCDHKNDWDENHPESAARLYEIINRIATLCLLTRCDVLPFETNCPPSDVLLIHSNDLFETLKRVSKIRKTDEREQEATKYDGVYFSRDTFKAAMRALTWTINVTKQVCQNKYHNGFALVRPPGHHARHEAFEGYCFFNNVAIAAEKCLKEKLCKKILIVDFDVHHGDGTQEAFYERNDVLYFSMHRYENGLFWPNLREGNFDYIGKDGGKGYNVNVPINKIGARDTDYLAIIFNLLLPIAYEFHPDLVMISAGYDAAVGCPEGQMLLTPGFYSHIVQLLSGIADGHIVMVLEGGYFIPSLCESTAMSIKGLLNDPCPLLEETGYVQQSIVETINNCKGVLYNHWNCFSVVQRFEYMPEYKINPHEEHIVAVKYFGEVEKPPYTTRDYYPEHSQLAIDDFTSFISRFRSNEANYKTYQGTGYAYESVVLLHAPDKKAHSYEDPARLMKILDLMEESQLTKRCIEIKVPKDRDDYQYCLEVHKDYFLERFMSNSLKPLHDLYINKHTAKAAMTSVSVLLTVVDAVITEKVTNGVALIRPPGHHATADKAQGFCFLNNVAIAAKYAKQKYNVPRILIVDFDIHHGNGTQDVFYNSSDVLYISIHRFDNGSFYPFNASAGAKFVGHGPGEGFNVNIPFNNEPMGNSEYLAAFLNIILPIAYAFKPELVLVSAGFDAGINDPLGGYNVTPEMYGQFIYLLKPLASGKIIVALEGGYNVNTTGYGMLMCMKALRGESVPVPDDVFAKYLNKNAAETIREVVAIQQQYWPSLNVMKHITNKVFHCRYNREFKEEIYSMDKFDVTDVEC; from the exons CCCTGAAAGTGCTGCTCGCTTATATGAAATCATAAATAG GATAGCTACATTGTGTTTACTGACTAGATGTGATGTTCTTCCATTTGAGACTAATTGTCCTCCGAGTGATGTACTATTGATACATTCCAATGACTTGTTTGAAACTTTGAAGCGTGTATCTAAAATTAGAAAAACTGATGAACGTGAGCAAGAGGCAACCAAATATGATGGCGTCTACTTTTCAAGG GATACTTTCAAGGCAGCTATGAGGGCATTGACATGGACGATTAATGTGACAAAACAAGTATGCCAAAACAAATATCATAATGGATTTGCCCTTGTAAGGCCTCCTGGACATCATGCAAGACATGAGGCCTTTGAAGGATATTGCTTTTTCAATAACGTAGCTATAGCAGCAGAAAAATGTTTGAAGGAAAAACtctgtaaaaaaattttaatagtGGATTTCGATGTGCATCATGGTGATGGAACTCAAGAAGCATTTTATGAAAGGAACGA TGTCCTCTATTTCTCTATGCATCGTTATGAGAACGGTTTATTTTGGCCAAACCTGAGAGAAGGCAACTTTGATTACATAGGAAAGGATGGGGGCAAAGGTTACAATGTGAATGTACCTATAAATAAAATAGGTGCAAGAGATACAGACTATTTAGCCATTATTTTCAACCTTTTATTGCCTATAGCTTATGAG TTTCATCCAGATTTGGTTATGATTTCTGCCGGCTACGATGCAGCTGTTGGTTGCCCAGAG GGCCAAATGCTTCTAACCCCAGGTTTCTACTCCCATATTGTACAACTTCTGTCCGGAATTGCTGATGGACACATAGTAATGGTTCTTGAAGGAGGTTATTTCATTCCCTCCCTTTGTGAAAGCACAGCTATGTCTATTAAAGGGCTGCTCAATGACCCTTGCCCTTTGCTTGAAGAAACTGGTTACGTTCAGCAAAGCATAGTCGAGACTATCAATAACTGCAAAGGAGTGCTTTACAATCATTGGAATTGTTTCTCCGTGGTGCAGAGATTCGAATATATGCCAGAATATAAGATAAATCCACACGAGGAACATATTGTGGCTGTGAAGTATTTTGGTGAGGTCGAAAAACCCCCTTACACAACCAGAGACTATTATCCAGAACATAGTCAGCTAGCCATTGATGATTTTACTTCCTTTATCTCCAGATTCCGTAGTAATGAAG CTAATTATAAAACTTACCAAGGAACTGGATATGCATATGAATCAGTCGTGCTTCTCCATGCCCCAGATAAAAAAGCTCATTCCTATGAAGATCCCGCCagattaatgaaaatattggaTCTGATGGAAGAAAGTCAATTAACGAAACGTTGCATAGAAATCAAG GTACCTAAGGACAGAGACGATTATCAGTATTGTTTAGAAGTTCACAAAGATTATTTTTTGGAAAGGTTCATGTCTAATTCCCTCAAACCATTACATGATCTCTATATCAACAAACATACTGCTAAAGCTGCAATGACCTCTGTTAGTGTGTTACTGACAGTCGTTGATGCCGTTATCACTGAAAAAGTAACGAATGGGGTTGCATTGATTCGGCCACCTGGTCATCACGCAACTGCTGATAAAGCTCAAGGTTTCTGTTTTCTCAATAATGTTGCTATAGCAGCAAAGTACGCTAAACAAAAATATAATGTGCCAAG AATACTTATAGTCGACTTCGATATTCATCATGGGAATGGTACCCAGGATGTATTCTATAACAGTAGTGATGTATTGTATATAAGTATCCACAGATTTGATAATGGTAGTTTCTACCCATTTAATGCATCAGCAGGTGCCAAATTTGTTGGCCATGGGCCTGGAGAAGGTTTTAATGTCAATATTCCATTCAACAAT GAACCAATGGGTAACAGCGAATACTTGGCAGCTTTTTTGAACATTATTCTTCCTATAGCTTATGCATTTAAACCTGAACTGGTGTTAGTTTCTGCTGGGTTTGATGCAGGAATCAACGACCCTCTAGGTGGTTATAACGTGACTCCTGAGATGTATGGACAGTTCATATATCTTCTCAAACCTCTTGCCAGTGGAAAAATTATAGTAGCTTTAGAAGGTGGATATAATGTGAATACCACAGGTTATGGAATGTTGATGTGTATGAAAGCATTGAGAGGGGAGTCAGTTCCAGTACCTGATGATGTTTTTGCTAAATACTTGAATAAAAATGCTGCAGAAACTATAAGAGAAGTTGTTGCTATTCAGCAACAATATTGGCCCAGCTTGAATGTTATGAAACATATCACGAATAAAGTTTTCCACTGTAGATACAACAGAGAATTCAAAGAAGAAATTTATAGTATGGATAAATTTGATGTTACTGATGTTGAATGTTAA
- the LOC123321912 gene encoding histone deacetylase 6 isoform X1 — MRTKKRKMSRPTSRIQARNNHSKKITLKEMMALRKKQLEDGDLPIPDSVAVDPYEICYKYLEDFRKTTLVGTETEVMCDHKNDWDENHPESAARLYEIINRIATLCLLTRCDVLPFETNCPPSDVLLIHSNDLFETLKRVSKIRKTDEREQEATKYDGVYFSRDTFKAAMRALTWTINVTKQVCQNKYHNGFALVRPPGHHARHEAFEGYCFFNNVAIAAEKCLKEKLCKKILIVDFDVHHGDGTQEAFYERNDVLYFSMHRYENGLFWPNLREGNFDYIGKDGGKGYNVNVPINKIGARDTDYLAIIFNLLLPIAYEFHPDLVMISAGYDAAVGCPEGQMLLTPGFYSHIVQLLSGIADGHIVMVLEGGYFIPSLCESTAMSIKGLLNDPCPLLEETGYVQQSIVETINNCKGVLYNHWNCFSVVQRFEYMPEYKINPHEEHIVAVKYFGEVEKPPYTTRDYYPEHSQLAIDDFTSFISRFRSNEANYKTYQGTGYAYESVVLLHAPDKKAHSYEDPARLMKILDLMEESQLTKRCIEIKVPKDRDDYQYCLEVHKDYFLERFMSNSLKPLHDLYINKHTAKAAMTSVSVLLTVVDAVITEKVTNGVALIRPPGHHATADKAQGFCFLNNVAIAAKYAKQKYNVPRILIVDFDIHHGNGTQDVFYNSSDVLYISIHRFDNGSFYPFNASAGAKFVGHGPGEGFNVNIPFNNEPMGNSEYLAAFLNIILPIAYAFKPELVLVSAGFDAGINDPLGGYNVTPEMYGQFIYLLKPLASGKIIVALEGGYNVNTTGYGMLMCMKALRGESVPVPDDVFAKYLNKNAAETIREVVAIQQQYWPSLNVMKHITNKVFHCRYNREFKEEIYSMDKFDVTDVEC; from the exons CCCTGAAAGTGCTGCTCGCTTATATGAAATCATAAATAG GATAGCTACATTGTGTTTACTGACTAGATGTGATGTTCTTCCATTTGAGACTAATTGTCCTCCGAGTGATGTACTATTGATACATTCCAATGACTTGTTTGAAACTTTGAAGCGTGTATCTAAAATTAGAAAAACTGATGAACGTGAGCAAGAGGCAACCAAATATGATGGCGTCTACTTTTCAAGG GATACTTTCAAGGCAGCTATGAGGGCATTGACATGGACGATTAATGTGACAAAACAAGTATGCCAAAACAAATATCATAATGGATTTGCCCTTGTAAGGCCTCCTGGACATCATGCAAGACATGAGGCCTTTGAAGGATATTGCTTTTTCAATAACGTAGCTATAGCAGCAGAAAAATGTTTGAAGGAAAAACtctgtaaaaaaattttaatagtGGATTTCGATGTGCATCATGGTGATGGAACTCAAGAAGCATTTTATGAAAGGAACGA TGTCCTCTATTTCTCTATGCATCGTTATGAGAACGGTTTATTTTGGCCAAACCTGAGAGAAGGCAACTTTGATTACATAGGAAAGGATGGGGGCAAAGGTTACAATGTGAATGTACCTATAAATAAAATAGGTGCAAGAGATACAGACTATTTAGCCATTATTTTCAACCTTTTATTGCCTATAGCTTATGAG TTTCATCCAGATTTGGTTATGATTTCTGCCGGCTACGATGCAGCTGTTGGTTGCCCAGAG GGCCAAATGCTTCTAACCCCAGGTTTCTACTCCCATATTGTACAACTTCTGTCCGGAATTGCTGATGGACACATAGTAATGGTTCTTGAAGGAGGTTATTTCATTCCCTCCCTTTGTGAAAGCACAGCTATGTCTATTAAAGGGCTGCTCAATGACCCTTGCCCTTTGCTTGAAGAAACTGGTTACGTTCAGCAAAGCATAGTCGAGACTATCAATAACTGCAAAGGAGTGCTTTACAATCATTGGAATTGTTTCTCCGTGGTGCAGAGATTCGAATATATGCCAGAATATAAGATAAATCCACACGAGGAACATATTGTGGCTGTGAAGTATTTTGGTGAGGTCGAAAAACCCCCTTACACAACCAGAGACTATTATCCAGAACATAGTCAGCTAGCCATTGATGATTTTACTTCCTTTATCTCCAGATTCCGTAGTAATGAAG CTAATTATAAAACTTACCAAGGAACTGGATATGCATATGAATCAGTCGTGCTTCTCCATGCCCCAGATAAAAAAGCTCATTCCTATGAAGATCCCGCCagattaatgaaaatattggaTCTGATGGAAGAAAGTCAATTAACGAAACGTTGCATAGAAATCAAG GTACCTAAGGACAGAGACGATTATCAGTATTGTTTAGAAGTTCACAAAGATTATTTTTTGGAAAGGTTCATGTCTAATTCCCTCAAACCATTACATGATCTCTATATCAACAAACATACTGCTAAAGCTGCAATGACCTCTGTTAGTGTGTTACTGACAGTCGTTGATGCCGTTATCACTGAAAAAGTAACGAATGGGGTTGCATTGATTCGGCCACCTGGTCATCACGCAACTGCTGATAAAGCTCAAGGTTTCTGTTTTCTCAATAATGTTGCTATAGCAGCAAAGTACGCTAAACAAAAATATAATGTGCCAAG AATACTTATAGTCGACTTCGATATTCATCATGGGAATGGTACCCAGGATGTATTCTATAACAGTAGTGATGTATTGTATATAAGTATCCACAGATTTGATAATGGTAGTTTCTACCCATTTAATGCATCAGCAGGTGCCAAATTTGTTGGCCATGGGCCTGGAGAAGGTTTTAATGTCAATATTCCATTCAACAAT GAACCAATGGGTAACAGCGAATACTTGGCAGCTTTTTTGAACATTATTCTTCCTATAGCTTATGCATTTAAACCTGAACTGGTGTTAGTTTCTGCTGGGTTTGATGCAGGAATCAACGACCCTCTAGGTGGTTATAACGTGACTCCTGAGATGTATGGACAGTTCATATATCTTCTCAAACCTCTTGCCAGTGGAAAAATTATAGTAGCTTTAGAAGGTGGATATAATGTGAATACCACAGGTTATGGAATGTTGATGTGTATGAAAGCATTGAGAGGGGAGTCAGTTCCAGTACCTGATGATGTTTTTGCTAAATACTTGAATAAAAATGCTGCAGAAACTATAAGAGAAGTTGTTGCTATTCAGCAACAATATTGGCCCAGCTTGAATGTTATGAAACATATCACGAATAAAGTTTTCCACTGTAGATACAACAGAGAATTCAAAGAAGAAATTTATAGTATGGATAAATTTGATGTTACTGATGTTGAATGTTAA